The sequence atcaTACCATTGTCGATAAATTTCTGTAACCTAAAACGAGCTAATTCCATAACATACGTCAAatggatatttatattattagattCTTGTGAAAAGTATTAGATTCTTACTGAAAATTGATGAGGTCGGTGAATGGATTGTGTCTAGATAAAATCATAGCAAACCGATTTATATGTGTTGTTTCGATGCTAATCATATTACATGGCATTACTAGATTTTCAAAATGACTCAACTGGTCACTCATATATAATGCAAGTTTTCCATTTTTACaaatctataatttaataacggctattattattaaaattctataCAGAGTGCAATGAAACTAAATAGTAAATGATTggtaatagaaaagaaaaaactaggTTCTACCAGTATTAGTCCGGAAATGTTTAAttcttgaattattaatatttaaagtagGCTCTTATAATTAGTGATCCCGAATCATGACCATTTTGTTTCTAGAATCAAATTTAGAACACTAGTTATATTCTGTTTAAGTATGCAAAAAAATCTGACGGATTTTTTGTTGAACTGAATATCACTATCACTTACAAATGGATTACCGTACTTACAATCGTACGTAAGTTTATTTGATGTTTGTTCGGGAAAAAATAGCTCTAGTAAACCATGTTCGTATTCAAGTAAAAAATggacatttttaatattccatgCAAGAAAATGTCAACAATGTGCATCAAAATTCaagcaaataaatattgaagtACTATGAAATTCTATTTCGAAATCTTATAAAACTTGAGTATTTCCGTACTTGTCTTGATTGAACCTGCTATTTCTTCTCCGGATATAAGTAATTCATTTATGAAACTTTGCCACATAGTtactttatatacaatataaatgaattttatttaatatttgttttataatagttCATCTTACTCTTTTAAATCCTTCATATTCGGTAATGGacaattcttcttcttttaatgtCAACTTCATAACTTTCTCTGTAAGAGGATCTTTCGAATTCTgtaagtaaattattaatatttctttccctATACTTATTCTTTTCGCATATATATGTGAGTTTAAAATATGGAAagttacacatatacatatacaatgaCATATGTATCATACTTACTGCAAACTTATCATAGTAAGCCGTATAACGAGCAATAACAAGTTGATAAGTACCATCTTCAACGAAGCCTTCTAATGAATTAAATGgtaatatgtaatttatagaCGTTAAAATGCTTATTAAAGCAGCTGAATATCCAGCCCAAAAGACaataatcaaaagaaatattgaaaagtatACTATTCGTAAGGAAGATTTATCAGGAAAATCTACAGCAAAAGAATAGTTTGaggaaatatatctattaaaagaaagatatgaaaCGTAAATCAAGAAACATTTAATCAAACCTGCCAGTCCCTGCTGACAAAATATACCCCAAATCTCCaataaattatcgatcaaTAAATATCCTATTTTGCGATTGGTTCCACTTTTTATTTTGAGTAAGACTAGGAAAATCGatgaaacaattaatattcCAAACACAGCAGACCAAAGAGAACGCGTAAATGTCTATAAaagtaacaattttttaatttatgaagATTAAtgcataaagaaaagaaaaatacaaaattccATTGCAAGTGATCATACTAAAAAATGAGAACACCATCGAATCGCTAAATGTTTTGGTTCTCGAATAACAAGAATGTTTTTGTAATTGAAAAGAGAATGCGTGTAGTCAACTGCATCAAATCTAtcattactaataataaaatctgaTATAGAGATGTCAGCACGTCCAGTATACAATT is a genomic window of Vespula vulgaris chromosome 20, iyVesVulg1.1, whole genome shotgun sequence containing:
- the LOC127071068 gene encoding glutamate receptor ionotropic, delta-1-like isoform X2; the protein is MALILPLKILLILFFFLPKATISYQFFSIGDEQMPFIINICKSYGSKSVIFVYSESISEMEMTTMVFKWRRALSREGIASTNLHFSQIHKTSYYFKHTIQPYYIALVSNTNAINEFSLATSTFDMSSAVWLVIFISKENDTDYCHNPPGNIFHVKFNTEMMVRCGTENILREWYSIDTNQIEINDVATWSLEKGITKIVPDFLYKRRYNLQGLVMKAVTVKTSLLSSITKDGELDGIFGKILKELCDTLNFSFNVVSEVEDFGRWNPKEKTWSGGIGELYTGRADISISDFIISNDRFDAVDYTHSLFNYKNILVIREPKHLAIRWCSHFLTFTRSLWSAVFGILIVSSIFLVLLKIKSGTNRKIGYLLIDNLLEIWGIFCQQGLAGLIKCFLIYVSYLSFNRYISSNYSFAVDFPDKSSLRIVYFSIFLLIIVFWAGYSAALISILTSINYILPFNSLEGFVEDGTYQLVIARYTAYYDKFANSKDPLTEKVMKLTLKEEELSITEYEGFKRICKNGKLALYMSDQLSHFENLVMPCNMISIETTHINRFAMILSRHNPFTDLINFHSF